The genomic DNA TGTACTTCCTGATAATGTTAAGCTTTCTGAAGAGGACGATAATTTAGTTGTTTTACTTGTAAAATAGAGAATTATGAATTTATTAATAGTTGGCCTAGGGAATCCTGGGTCTAATTTTTTTCATACTAGACACAATGTTGGTTTCACTCTTATAGATAAGTTGATTTTAAAGAATGGTCTTTCTTTGAGTAAGGCTAAGAATTATGAATATTCTGATTTTAATGTTGAAGGCAGAAGAATAGTTTTGATTAAGCCTTTAACTTATATGAATTTGAGTGGTAATATTTTCCCTTCTGTTTTTTCTAAATTTTATATGAAGATATCTAATCTATTGGTTATAGTTGATAATATTGATTTGCGTTTAGGAAAATGTAGGCTTAGGAAAGTAGGCGGAACTTCCACACATAATGGGCTTAAATCTATTTCTGAGAGTCTTGGAAGTACAAAATATAGCAGGCTATATATTGGTGTTGGCAATAATGATAAAGGTAATATTAGAGATTTTGTACTTTCAAAATTTAGCAATAATGAATTAGCATGTATTGAGAATGTTTTTGATTTTTTAAGTGAAGAGATATTAAGCATTAATGAATTTAATTTTGAAGATAAAGTTGGAAGGATTAATTCTAGTAGTTTTTGATGTTTTGGAACAATATAAAAGGAAAGATAGAAGATTTTTATGAAAAAAATGCGCTAACTAAAGGAAAAGTAATTGTTGCTTTTTCAGGAGGTGCAGATTCTACTGCCTTGTTGCTTAGCTTGAGGGAGTATTTGAATAATAATATTGTTGCGCTCTATTTTGCACATTATATAAGGCCAGATTATGAACAAAATAAGGAAATAGAACACATAGAAAAGTTTTGTAATCTTTATAATATTCCTTTTCAAATAAAGCATTGTAGTGTTGATATAAATAAGGAGGCTAGTAAACTTCGTATGTCAGTTGAAGAGCTAGCTAGAAAATATCGATATGATGCTTTGTTAGAATCTTTTAGAGAAAATGAAGCTAGTTATATTGCACTTGCGCATAATAAGGGAGATCAATTTGAAACTCTAATTATGAGATTTTTTCAAGGCTCTTTTTTGGATGGACTTTCTGGTATTCCAATCATTAATGGAAATATTATTAGACCTTTACTTGAGGTATCCAGAAAAGAAATTGAAGAATTTCTTTCTTTAAATAACATTATTTATTCTGTTGATAGCACCAATGATAAAGACTTATATTTAAGGAATAAGATTAGAAACAATCTAATACCTGTTATTGGTGAAATTTTTAAAGGGTATGAAAGGAGTTTAAAAAGGATATCTGAATTTTCGAGTGAATTTGTAGATTATTTTGACAAAAATAATTTTTTGCCCTTTAATAAGGGTAAGTATTATTATTCTTTTGATGCTATTGTGTTTTTTGAGTTGCCGAAGTATTTAGTTTTTAGAACCGTTTTTAAGATTTTAAGTTTAGAAGGAATTGTAGCAAATATATCATATGGAGCTCTTGGAGAGATTTTTAGAGTAGGTCATGTTAAAAAAAAGAGTGTAGTTTTATTAAGAACTAATTATTTTGTTTTGGAAAAGCGTAGAGATAAGATCAATCTTATATTGAAACGATTTGAAGATTTATATGAACCGTTTGATTTTATCTTGAAACTTAATGAGTATTATAGTTTATCTTTAGGTAAGATTTTGTTAAAATGTTTAGAGTGTGAAGATAGTTCTGTATTAGAATTGAGATGTTGTTCTTATGAATTTAAACATAGATTTTTTAAAAATAGGCTAAAAGCGAAGAGATTCTTTTCTAAATTTGTAAGATATAATCCGCTCTTTTTAATGTTATTGGTGTTAAAAAATAAGTTAATTGGCATTATTGATTTAAATACTTTAAACTTAGTGTGGAGTGATGAGAGCATTCTTAAAAAAATTAATATATCTTTGATTGGAGGATTTTTAAAGGAATGAATATTAACAATAATAATTTGAATAATGGTAAATCTAATAATAAAAAGAAAAATAAAAATTGGATTTTAGGTCTTGTTATAGTCTTTTTAATTTTAGCAATATTCATGTCTTATTTTATGAGAGGAGGAGAGACATATAAGAATGTTCCTTATAGTACATTCCAGACTTATTTAGATAGTGGTTTAATTGAGTCAGTTGTAATAATTGATAAGAG from Borrelia turcica IST7 includes the following:
- the pth gene encoding aminoacyl-tRNA hydrolase; amino-acid sequence: MNLLIVGLGNPGSNFFHTRHNVGFTLIDKLILKNGLSLSKAKNYEYSDFNVEGRRIVLIKPLTYMNLSGNIFPSVFSKFYMKISNLLVIVDNIDLRLGKCRLRKVGGTSTHNGLKSISESLGSTKYSRLYIGVGNNDKGNIRDFVLSKFSNNELACIENVFDFLSEEILSINEFNFEDKVGRINSSSF
- the tilS gene encoding tRNA lysidine(34) synthetase TilS, which encodes MFWNNIKGKIEDFYEKNALTKGKVIVAFSGGADSTALLLSLREYLNNNIVALYFAHYIRPDYEQNKEIEHIEKFCNLYNIPFQIKHCSVDINKEASKLRMSVEELARKYRYDALLESFRENEASYIALAHNKGDQFETLIMRFFQGSFLDGLSGIPIINGNIIRPLLEVSRKEIEEFLSLNNIIYSVDSTNDKDLYLRNKIRNNLIPVIGEIFKGYERSLKRISEFSSEFVDYFDKNNFLPFNKGKYYYSFDAIVFFELPKYLVFRTVFKILSLEGIVANISYGALGEIFRVGHVKKKSVVLLRTNYFVLEKRRDKINLILKRFEDLYEPFDFILKLNEYYSLSLGKILLKCLECEDSSVLELRCCSYEFKHRFFKNRLKAKRFFSKFVRYNPLFLMLLVLKNKLIGIIDLNTLNLVWSDESILKKINISLIGGFLKE